The Kitasatospora sp. NBC_00374 genome has a segment encoding these proteins:
- a CDS encoding epimerase — MSGLRVVVFGASGMVGQGVLRECLLDDRVASVLAVVRSPLGRSHPRLREAATADFADLSPIQDRLGGLDACFYCLGVSAIGMDERQYTRISYDYPLAAARLLLDLNPGLTFTYVTGEGTDRTERSRAMWARVKGRTENDLLALGPDTYMFRPGFIQPLYGARSRTGWYRAGYAVTAPLLPLLRRFLPDRVTTTETVGRAMLAVALRGDAERVLPTREINRLGA, encoded by the coding sequence GTGAGCGGACTGCGGGTCGTGGTGTTCGGCGCCTCGGGGATGGTCGGCCAGGGGGTGCTGCGGGAGTGCCTGCTGGACGACCGGGTGGCGAGCGTGCTCGCCGTGGTCCGGTCCCCGCTCGGCCGCTCCCACCCCCGGCTGCGCGAGGCGGCGACGGCGGACTTCGCCGACCTGTCGCCGATCCAGGACCGGCTGGGCGGCCTCGACGCCTGCTTCTACTGCCTGGGCGTCTCGGCGATCGGGATGGACGAGCGGCAGTACACCCGGATCTCGTACGACTACCCGCTCGCGGCGGCCCGGCTGCTGCTCGACCTGAACCCGGGGCTGACCTTCACGTACGTCACCGGGGAGGGGACCGACCGCACGGAGCGCTCCCGGGCCATGTGGGCGCGGGTCAAGGGCCGGACCGAGAACGACCTGCTGGCGCTGGGCCCGGACACGTACATGTTCCGGCCCGGCTTCATCCAGCCGCTGTACGGGGCGCGTTCGCGGACCGGCTGGTACCGGGCCGGGTACGCGGTGACGGCGCCGCTGCTGCCGCTGCTGCGGCGGTTCCTGCCCGACCGGGTGACCACCACCGAGACGGTGGGCCGCGCGATGCTGGCGGTCGCCCTGCGGGGTGACGCCGAGCGGGTCCTGCCGACCCGGGAGATCAACCGGCTGGGGGCGTAG
- a CDS encoding PadR family transcriptional regulator, whose translation MALEHAILVSLLEQPGSGYELARRFDRSIGRFWTATHQQIYRVLRRMETDGWIAAEEVAQDGRPDKKVYSAAGPGRAALSAWLREPVEPETVRHELAVKIRAAAFDDPAALVSEVERHRESHAALLARYLAGEQRDFPADAEPDARQELQHVVLRGGIEYERMTLAWLDDVLATLHRLAR comes from the coding sequence ATGGCACTGGAGCACGCGATCCTCGTCTCGCTGCTGGAGCAGCCCGGCTCCGGCTACGAGCTGGCCCGCCGGTTCGACCGGTCGATCGGCCGCTTCTGGACCGCCACCCACCAGCAGATCTACCGGGTGCTGCGGCGGATGGAGACGGACGGCTGGATCGCCGCCGAGGAGGTCGCCCAGGACGGCCGGCCGGACAAGAAGGTCTACTCGGCCGCCGGCCCCGGCCGGGCCGCGCTCTCCGCGTGGCTGCGCGAGCCGGTCGAGCCGGAGACCGTCCGGCACGAGCTGGCCGTGAAGATCCGGGCGGCGGCCTTCGACGATCCCGCCGCCCTGGTCTCCGAGGTCGAACGGCACCGGGAGTCGCACGCCGCCCTGCTGGCCCGCTACCTGGCCGGCGAGCAGCGCGACTTCCCCGCCGACGCCGAGCCCGACGCCCGCCAGGAGCTGCAGCACGTGGTGCTGCGCGGCGGCATCGAGTACGAGCGGATGACCCTCGCCTGGCTGGACGACGTGCTCGCCACCCTGCACCGCCTCGCCCGCTGA
- a CDS encoding M28 family metallopeptidase has protein sequence MSEPAVRRAIRRSRVRRSAVATVAVAAAAAATFLVPGGAAAGTTTPQAAAAAPDIPVASVKAHLAQLQSIATANGGNRAHGRAGYKASADYVKGKLDAAGFTTVLQSYTYNGATSWNVIADWPGGDTAHTVMVGAHLDSVTGGPGINDDGSGSAGILETALAVSRAGLQPAKHLRFGWWGTEEAGMVGSKNYVNSLSSADRSKIEAYLNFDMIGSPNPGYFVYDDNAALDTLFQNYFSGLGVATEPETEGDGRSDHSPFKNAGIAVGGLFSGADYTKTSAQAAKWGGTAGQAFDRCYHSSCDTSANIDDTVLDRMSDAIAYAIWTLAAGGGTPSPSPSPTTPGGNVFENAADVAVPDAGAAVTSSITVAGRTGNAPAALQVGVDIKHTWRGDLVIDLVAPDGSTYRLKNSSGNDSADNVVTTYTVNASGEVANGTWKLKVQDVAAQDTGYIDSWKLTF, from the coding sequence ATGTCCGAGCCCGCCGTGCGGCGTGCGATACGGCGATCCCGTGTCCGCCGCTCCGCCGTGGCCACAGTGGCGGTCGCCGCTGCTGCCGCCGCCACCTTCCTCGTCCCGGGCGGCGCCGCCGCCGGTACGACGACCCCTCAGGCCGCCGCGGCCGCACCGGACATCCCGGTGGCCAGCGTCAAGGCGCACCTCGCCCAGCTGCAGTCCATAGCCACCGCCAACGGCGGCAACCGGGCCCACGGCCGGGCCGGGTACAAGGCCTCGGCGGACTACGTCAAGGGCAAGCTGGACGCGGCCGGCTTCACCACCGTGCTGCAGTCCTACACCTACAACGGCGCCACCAGCTGGAACGTGATCGCGGACTGGCCGGGCGGCGACACCGCGCACACCGTCATGGTCGGCGCGCACCTGGACTCGGTCACGGGCGGGCCGGGCATCAACGACGACGGCTCCGGTTCGGCCGGCATCCTGGAGACCGCGCTGGCCGTCTCGCGGGCCGGTCTGCAACCCGCCAAGCACCTGCGCTTCGGCTGGTGGGGCACCGAGGAGGCCGGCATGGTCGGCTCCAAGAACTACGTCAACAGCCTCTCCAGCGCCGACCGTTCGAAGATCGAGGCGTACCTCAACTTCGACATGATCGGCTCGCCGAACCCGGGCTACTTCGTCTACGACGACAACGCCGCGCTGGACACGCTGTTCCAGAACTACTTCAGCGGCCTGGGCGTCGCCACCGAGCCGGAGACCGAGGGCGACGGGCGCTCGGACCACTCGCCGTTCAAGAACGCGGGGATCGCCGTCGGCGGCCTGTTCAGCGGCGCCGACTACACCAAGACCAGTGCCCAGGCGGCCAAGTGGGGCGGGACGGCCGGCCAGGCCTTCGACCGCTGCTACCACTCCTCCTGCGACACCTCGGCGAACATCGACGACACCGTGCTGGACCGGATGAGCGACGCCATCGCGTACGCGATCTGGACGCTCGCCGCCGGTGGCGGCACGCCGTCGCCCTCCCCCTCGCCGACCACCCCGGGCGGCAACGTCTTCGAGAACGCCGCCGACGTGGCCGTCCCGGACGCGGGCGCGGCCGTGACCTCCTCGATCACCGTCGCCGGCCGCACCGGCAACGCGCCGGCCGCCCTCCAGGTGGGCGTGGACATCAAGCACACCTGGCGCGGCGACCTGGTGATCGACCTGGTCGCGCCGGACGGCTCGACGTACCGGCTGAAGAACTCCAGCGGCAACGACTCCGCCGACAACGTCGTCACCACCTACACGGTGAACGCCTCCGGCGAGGTCGCCAACGGCACCTGGAAGCTGAAGGTCCAGGACGTCGCGGCGCAGGACACCGGCTACATCGACAGCTGGAAGCTCACCTTCTGA
- a CDS encoding winged helix DNA-binding domain-containing protein, which produces MIDDAELLRWRMHAQFADGSPDVARAARRCAGVQAQDAGAARLALRARGVAGPDAVRAAYESGEVVTTWLMRGTLHLVPAEDAAGMLTLFRERNLAAGARRRRELGLTEELCARALAAAPAVLDPPPSRADLIARLRGHGVPVEPAGQAPAHLTAFLAAHGVLCRGADAAPREPGYRPVPPGREFAVEELARGYLGAFGPAGPADFAAWAGLAPAVARRAFEAAGAVEVLPGLAALPGAAPPAPGPPLVRLLGPYDTYLLGYRSRELMLDPARTKLINAGGGVVRPALVVDGRVLGTWRRAAGELLVEVFEPLPATVRAGLEEEAGALRAFLCEALPLRVEEV; this is translated from the coding sequence GTGATCGATGACGCGGAGCTGCTGCGGTGGCGGATGCACGCCCAGTTCGCCGACGGCTCGCCGGACGTGGCCCGGGCGGCCCGCCGCTGCGCCGGGGTCCAGGCCCAGGACGCCGGCGCGGCGCGGTTGGCGCTGCGGGCCCGCGGGGTCGCCGGGCCGGACGCGGTGCGGGCCGCGTACGAGTCCGGCGAGGTGGTCACCACCTGGCTGATGCGCGGCACCCTGCACCTGGTGCCGGCCGAGGACGCCGCCGGGATGCTGACGCTGTTCCGGGAGCGCAACCTGGCCGCCGGTGCGCGCCGCCGCCGCGAACTCGGGCTGACCGAGGAGCTGTGTGCGCGGGCGCTGGCCGCCGCCCCCGCGGTGCTCGACCCGCCGCCGAGCCGGGCGGACCTGATCGCGCGGCTGCGCGGGCACGGCGTCCCGGTGGAGCCGGCCGGGCAGGCTCCCGCGCATCTGACGGCGTTCCTCGCGGCGCACGGCGTGCTCTGCCGCGGTGCCGACGCGGCCCCGCGCGAGCCCGGGTACCGGCCGGTGCCGCCCGGTCGCGAGTTCGCCGTCGAGGAGCTGGCCCGTGGCTACCTCGGGGCGTTCGGCCCGGCCGGCCCGGCGGACTTCGCGGCCTGGGCGGGGCTGGCCCCGGCGGTGGCGCGGCGCGCCTTCGAGGCGGCGGGGGCGGTCGAGGTGCTGCCGGGCCTGGCCGCCCTGCCGGGCGCGGCGCCGCCGGCGCCGGGCCCGCCGCTGGTGCGGCTGCTCGGCCCGTACGACACGTACCTGCTCGGCTACCGCTCCCGGGAGCTGATGCTGGACCCCGCGCGGACGAAGCTGATCAACGCCGGGGGCGGGGTGGTCCGGCCCGCGCTGGTGGTGGACGGGCGGGTGCTGGGGACCTGGCGGCGGGCGGCGGGCGAGCTGCTGGTGGAGGTCTTCGAGCCGCTGCCGGCGACCGTCCGGGCTGGGCTGGAGGAGGAGGCCGGAGCGCTGCGGGCCTTCCTGTGCGAGGCACTTCCGCTGAGGGTGGAGGAAGTGTAG
- a CDS encoding PadR family transcriptional regulator, which yields MTDRQLQEPTRLVLTALADAPRHGYAIIQEVLAISEGRTRLRTGTLYTALDRLLQQGLVRVESEQVVGGRLRRTFALTGQGQDLLTEETRRLRLAVVEAERRLGGARLRPNGASA from the coding sequence ATGACAGACCGTCAACTCCAGGAGCCGACGAGGCTCGTGCTCACCGCGCTCGCCGACGCCCCCCGGCACGGCTACGCGATCATCCAGGAGGTGCTCGCCATCTCCGAGGGCCGCACCCGGCTGCGCACCGGCACCCTCTACACCGCGCTCGACCGGCTGCTCCAGCAGGGACTGGTCAGGGTCGAGAGCGAGCAGGTGGTCGGCGGACGGCTGCGCCGCACCTTCGCCCTCACCGGGCAGGGCCAGGACCTGTTGACCGAGGAGACCCGGCGGCTGCGGCTCGCCGTGGTCGAGGCCGAACGCCGGCTGGGCGGGGCCCGGCTGCGTCCGAACGGAGCGAGCGCATGA
- a CDS encoding sensor histidine kinase has translation MITMETATDTTADDGPGTDTPPVRLGWALVACGATVLCALCWSVLALTHLHEPGISEDYLFDGAQVALFLLLALAGVFILVNRNGRGLGALLVATGLLQCLRMAVGLGAGLAGAGPVAANLVALVVLASDVTYMFMTLGFPLWLPDGTLPRGPWRVIPVLVGLWSVVLGYFNTSSMPDWAGVPNPLLSGGWGEFSAHLHSTLDPIAQDTATATVGFTLAVAGFRWWRSPGPHRGLVEVLVPYLLWMLLVTVPAYTGAQGAWVTYGVSLLGPAGWLLGLAVAFRRDRSVSLDRATRRYVSAYVFCILLFGALLAAALVAHLVWPGGDRSDWWWTMLVAAALGALLRPAARGVVGVVDRYYYGERAHPYQVARRLAERMSRAVDPADAPPLLCEAVVGALGLPGASVLVHTSGGSRELARMGRRDQPVESFRLSYEGMAIGELRVSPRSGQRTLDRQDHEVLGLLADQASPAIASLRLYEDLQASRKRLVLAREEERRRLRHDLHDGLGPALSGLRLKVDAARCRLPAGSPAETSLTAASTGIGQAITELRRITDGLAPAALGSEGLAGALRQLVDGFGGQTLRVLLDLDPDPLPALPAAVEVAVYRISGEALNNVVRHSGATDVRLSLRVGPDEVAVEAHDNGGGFPAHTESVGVGLRSMAERAEELGGTFSAANDACGAVVRAVLPRAAAAEQAG, from the coding sequence ATGATCACCATGGAGACTGCCACCGACACCACCGCGGACGACGGGCCCGGCACCGATACGCCGCCCGTGCGCCTCGGATGGGCCCTGGTCGCCTGCGGGGCCACCGTGCTCTGCGCGCTCTGCTGGTCCGTCCTCGCGCTCACCCATCTGCACGAGCCGGGGATCAGCGAGGACTACCTCTTCGACGGCGCCCAGGTGGCGCTCTTCCTGCTGCTCGCGCTGGCCGGGGTGTTCATCCTGGTCAACCGCAACGGCCGGGGGCTCGGCGCACTCCTGGTCGCCACCGGACTGCTGCAGTGCCTGCGGATGGCCGTCGGCCTCGGGGCCGGCCTCGCCGGTGCCGGCCCGGTCGCCGCGAACCTCGTCGCCCTGGTGGTGCTGGCCTCCGACGTCACGTACATGTTCATGACCCTGGGCTTCCCGCTCTGGCTCCCGGACGGGACCCTGCCGCGCGGGCCGTGGCGGGTGATCCCGGTCCTGGTGGGGCTCTGGAGCGTGGTGCTCGGCTACTTCAACACCTCCTCGATGCCGGACTGGGCAGGCGTCCCGAACCCCCTGCTGAGCGGCGGCTGGGGCGAGTTCAGCGCGCACCTGCACAGCACCCTGGACCCGATCGCCCAGGACACCGCCACCGCCACGGTCGGCTTCACCCTGGCGGTGGCGGGCTTCCGCTGGTGGCGCTCGCCCGGACCGCACCGCGGACTGGTCGAGGTCCTGGTGCCGTACCTGCTCTGGATGCTGCTGGTCACCGTCCCCGCCTACACCGGCGCGCAGGGCGCCTGGGTGACCTACGGCGTCTCGCTGCTCGGTCCGGCCGGCTGGCTGCTGGGCCTCGCCGTGGCCTTCCGCCGGGACCGCTCGGTCTCGCTCGACCGGGCCACCCGCCGCTACGTGTCCGCCTACGTCTTCTGCATCCTGCTGTTCGGCGCCCTGCTCGCCGCCGCCCTGGTGGCGCACCTGGTGTGGCCTGGCGGCGACCGCAGCGACTGGTGGTGGACGATGCTGGTCGCAGCCGCCCTCGGCGCGCTGCTGCGCCCCGCCGCCCGCGGCGTGGTCGGCGTGGTCGACCGGTACTACTACGGCGAGCGGGCCCACCCGTACCAGGTGGCCCGGCGGCTCGCCGAACGGATGAGCCGGGCGGTGGACCCGGCCGACGCGCCGCCGCTGCTGTGCGAGGCGGTGGTCGGCGCGCTCGGCCTGCCGGGCGCGTCGGTGCTGGTGCACACCAGCGGCGGCTCCCGCGAGCTGGCTCGGATGGGCCGCCGGGACCAGCCGGTGGAGAGCTTCCGGCTCAGCTACGAGGGCATGGCCATCGGCGAGCTGCGGGTGTCGCCGCGATCCGGCCAGCGAACGCTCGACCGGCAGGACCACGAGGTGCTGGGCCTGCTCGCCGACCAGGCCTCGCCGGCCATCGCCTCGCTGCGGCTGTACGAGGACCTCCAGGCCAGCCGCAAGCGGCTGGTGCTCGCCCGCGAGGAGGAGCGCCGCCGGCTGCGCCACGACCTGCACGACGGCCTTGGCCCGGCCTTGTCCGGGCTGCGGCTGAAGGTGGACGCCGCGCGCTGCCGCCTGCCCGCCGGCTCCCCTGCCGAGACCTCGCTCACCGCCGCCTCGACCGGGATCGGCCAGGCGATCACCGAGCTGCGCCGGATCACCGACGGCCTGGCGCCCGCCGCTCTCGGCAGCGAGGGCCTGGCCGGGGCGCTGCGCCAGCTCGTGGACGGGTTCGGCGGCCAGACACTGCGGGTTCTGCTCGACCTCGACCCGGACCCGTTGCCCGCCCTGCCCGCTGCGGTGGAGGTCGCGGTCTACCGGATCAGCGGCGAGGCGCTCAACAACGTGGTGCGGCACTCCGGCGCCACCGATGTCCGTCTCTCGCTGCGGGTCGGCCCGGACGAGGTGGCGGTCGAGGCGCATGACAACGGCGGCGGCTTCCCGGCCCACACCGAGAGTGTCGGGGTGGGCCTGCGCTCGATGGCCGAGCGCGCCGAGGAACTGGGCGGGACCTTCAGTGCCGCCAACGACGCGTGCGGCGCGGTGGTCCGCGCGGTCCTTCCCCGGGCGGCCGCGGCCGAGCAGGCGGGCTGA
- a CDS encoding acyl-CoA dehydrogenase family protein, with the protein MLFNPRNYDPVQFDEPTRRLLRATVDWFESRGKKSLIDSYIDRTWYADFLEFAAKEGLFAEFLTPASADGDKRWDTARNAELNEILGFYGLGYWYTWQVTILGLGPVWQSENEAVRARAAKLLTEGHVMAFGLSERSHGADIYSTDMILTPDGEGGFTATGSKYYIGNGNVAGLVSVFGRRSDVDGPEGYVFFAADSRHEAYHLVKNVVNAQMYVSEFRLEEYPVRAEDVLHTGKAAFDAALNTVNVGKFNLCTASVGICEHAMYEAVTHAHNRVLYGKKVTDFPHVRRELTDAYARLIAMKLFSDRAVDYFRTASPEDRRYLLFNPMTKMKVTTEGEKVIDLMWDVIAAKGFEADTYFDKAAKDIRGLPKLEGTVHVNLALILKFMGNYLFNPAEYAPVPSRLDAADDEFLFRQGPARGLGAIRFHDWRTAYDAHAHVPNVARFREQADGFCALLLAHAPSTEQQQDLDFLLEIGQLFALVVYGQLVLEQAELTGLDADVLDQVFDALVRDFSAHATELHGKASTTDEQAAWALAHVRRPAADAERAARVWGRVEALSGAYEMQP; encoded by the coding sequence ATGCTCTTCAACCCGCGCAACTACGACCCCGTGCAGTTCGACGAGCCGACCCGCCGGCTCCTTCGCGCCACCGTGGACTGGTTCGAGTCGCGTGGCAAGAAGTCGCTGATCGACAGCTACATCGACCGCACCTGGTACGCGGACTTCCTGGAGTTCGCCGCCAAGGAGGGGCTGTTCGCGGAGTTCCTGACGCCCGCCTCCGCCGACGGCGACAAGCGCTGGGACACCGCGCGCAACGCCGAGCTGAACGAGATCCTCGGCTTCTACGGCCTGGGCTACTGGTACACCTGGCAGGTCACCATCCTGGGCCTCGGCCCGGTCTGGCAGAGCGAGAACGAGGCCGTCCGGGCCCGCGCCGCGAAGCTGCTGACCGAGGGCCACGTGATGGCCTTCGGCCTGTCGGAGCGCAGCCACGGCGCCGACATCTACTCCACCGACATGATCCTCACCCCGGACGGCGAGGGCGGCTTCACCGCGACCGGCTCCAAGTACTACATCGGCAACGGCAACGTGGCCGGCCTGGTCTCGGTCTTCGGCCGCCGCTCGGACGTCGACGGACCCGAGGGCTACGTCTTCTTCGCCGCCGACAGCCGCCACGAGGCCTACCACCTGGTCAAGAACGTGGTGAACGCGCAGATGTACGTCAGCGAGTTCCGCCTGGAGGAGTACCCCGTCCGGGCCGAGGACGTGCTGCACACCGGCAAGGCCGCCTTCGACGCCGCGCTGAACACCGTCAACGTCGGGAAGTTCAACCTCTGCACCGCCTCGGTCGGCATCTGCGAGCACGCGATGTACGAGGCCGTGACGCACGCCCACAACCGGGTGCTCTACGGCAAGAAGGTCACCGACTTCCCGCACGTGCGCCGCGAGCTGACCGACGCGTACGCCCGCCTGATCGCGATGAAGCTGTTCAGCGACCGGGCCGTGGACTACTTCCGCACCGCCTCCCCCGAGGACCGCCGCTACCTGCTCTTCAACCCGATGACCAAGATGAAGGTCACCACCGAGGGCGAGAAGGTCATCGACCTGATGTGGGACGTCATCGCGGCCAAGGGCTTCGAGGCGGACACCTACTTCGACAAGGCCGCCAAGGACATCCGCGGCCTGCCGAAGCTGGAGGGCACGGTCCACGTCAACCTGGCGCTGATCCTCAAGTTCATGGGCAACTACCTGTTCAACCCGGCCGAGTACGCGCCGGTGCCGAGCCGGCTGGACGCCGCCGACGACGAGTTCCTGTTCCGCCAGGGCCCGGCCCGCGGCCTGGGGGCGATCCGCTTCCACGACTGGCGGACCGCGTACGACGCGCACGCGCACGTCCCGAACGTCGCCCGCTTCCGTGAGCAGGCGGACGGGTTCTGCGCCCTGCTGCTGGCCCACGCGCCCAGCACCGAGCAGCAGCAGGACCTGGACTTCCTGCTGGAGATCGGCCAGCTGTTCGCGCTGGTCGTCTACGGCCAGCTGGTGCTGGAGCAGGCCGAGCTGACCGGCCTCGACGCGGACGTGCTGGACCAGGTCTTCGACGCGCTGGTCCGGGACTTCTCCGCGCACGCCACCGAGCTGCACGGCAAGGCCTCCACCACCGACGAGCAGGCCGCCTGGGCACTCGCCCACGTCCGCCGCCCGGCCGCCGACGCCGAGCGCGCGGCCCGGGTCTGGGGCCGGGTCGAGGCGCTCAGCGGCGCGTACGAGATGCAGCCGTAA
- a CDS encoding SPW repeat protein: MSTQLPMGMEHHPDILELREHYERAAATPRAQAVEALAMLAGLFLAISPWVVGFSGFSALTISNLVLGLAFTVLMAGYGSAYERTHARAWACLAIGAWTCLAPWWTVGSEAVFRTILTNLVVGGLMICLSLGAISMAGSPLRRDGGS; this comes from the coding sequence GTGTCGACCCAGTTGCCCATGGGCATGGAGCACCACCCGGACATCCTGGAATTGCGTGAGCACTACGAGCGGGCCGCGGCCACCCCGCGCGCCCAGGCGGTCGAGGCACTGGCCATGCTGGCCGGCCTCTTCCTGGCGATCTCCCCGTGGGTGGTCGGATTCTCCGGCTTCTCCGCGCTGACCATCAGCAACCTGGTCCTCGGGTTGGCCTTCACCGTCCTGATGGCGGGCTACGGCTCCGCGTACGAGCGCACCCACGCCCGCGCGTGGGCCTGCCTCGCCATCGGTGCCTGGACCTGTCTCGCCCCCTGGTGGACGGTGGGCAGTGAGGCCGTCTTCCGGACGATCCTCACCAACCTCGTCGTGGGCGGTCTGATGATCTGCCTGTCGCTGGGAGCGATCTCCATGGCCGGTTCCCCGTTGCGCCGTGATGGCGGCAGCTGA
- a CDS encoding class II fumarate hydratase gives MGDEDRFRVEHDSMGEVRVPAAAKWQAQTQRAVENFPVSGLRLERAHIAALARIKAAAARVNAELGVLDGETAEAIEQAAYEVAEGHWDDEFPVDVFQTGSGTSSNMNANEVIATLAGERLGRPVHPNDHVNASQSSNDVFPSSIHIAATAAVTSELVPALEHLAEALERRSAEFDDVVKAGRTHLMDATPVTLGQEFGGYAAQVRYGVERLRSALPRVAELPLGGTAVGTGINTPPGFASAVIAEVARTTGLPLTEARDHFEAQGARDGLVELSGQLRTVAVGFTKIANDLRWMGSGPRTGLGEINLPDLQPGSSIMPGKVNPVLPEVVLMVAAQVIGNDTTVTVAGASGNFELNVMLPVIARNVLESVRLLANSARLLADRTVEGITANAERAREYAESSPSVVTPLNRYIGYEEAAKVAKQALAERKTIRQVVLERGYVTRGDLTEQQLDEALDVLRMTHP, from the coding sequence ATGGGTGATGAGGACAGGTTCCGGGTCGAACACGACTCGATGGGCGAGGTGCGGGTGCCGGCCGCCGCCAAGTGGCAGGCGCAGACCCAGCGGGCGGTGGAGAACTTCCCGGTCTCCGGCCTGCGGCTGGAGCGGGCGCACATCGCCGCGCTGGCCCGGATCAAGGCCGCCGCCGCGCGGGTCAACGCCGAACTGGGCGTGCTGGACGGCGAGACGGCCGAGGCGATCGAGCAGGCCGCGTACGAGGTCGCGGAGGGCCACTGGGACGACGAGTTCCCAGTCGACGTCTTCCAGACCGGCTCCGGCACCTCGTCGAACATGAACGCCAACGAGGTGATCGCGACCCTGGCCGGCGAGCGGCTGGGCCGGCCGGTGCACCCCAACGACCATGTCAACGCCAGCCAGTCCTCCAACGACGTCTTCCCGTCCTCGATCCACATCGCCGCCACGGCGGCCGTGACCTCGGAGCTGGTCCCGGCCCTGGAGCACCTGGCGGAGGCGCTGGAGCGCCGGTCGGCCGAGTTCGACGACGTGGTGAAGGCCGGCCGGACGCACCTGATGGACGCCACCCCGGTCACCCTCGGCCAGGAGTTCGGCGGCTACGCGGCGCAGGTCCGGTACGGGGTGGAGCGGCTGCGCTCGGCCCTGCCCCGGGTCGCCGAACTGCCGCTCGGCGGCACGGCGGTCGGCACCGGCATCAACACGCCGCCGGGCTTCGCGTCCGCCGTGATCGCCGAGGTCGCCCGCACCACCGGGCTGCCGCTGACCGAGGCGCGCGACCACTTCGAGGCGCAGGGCGCCCGGGACGGACTGGTCGAGCTGAGCGGTCAGCTGCGGACGGTCGCGGTCGGCTTCACCAAGATCGCGAACGACCTGCGCTGGATGGGCTCGGGCCCGCGCACCGGCCTCGGCGAGATCAACCTGCCGGACCTCCAGCCGGGTTCCTCGATCATGCCCGGCAAGGTCAACCCGGTGCTGCCCGAGGTGGTGCTGATGGTGGCCGCCCAGGTGATCGGCAACGACACGACCGTCACCGTGGCCGGGGCGAGCGGCAACTTCGAGCTGAACGTGATGCTGCCGGTGATCGCCCGCAACGTCCTGGAGTCGGTGCGGCTGCTGGCCAACAGCGCCCGGCTGCTGGCCGACCGGACGGTGGAGGGGATCACCGCCAACGCCGAACGGGCCCGCGAGTACGCCGAGTCCTCGCCGTCCGTGGTGACACCGCTCAACCGCTACATCGGCTACGAGGAGGCCGCCAAGGTGGCCAAGCAGGCGCTGGCCGAGCGCAAGACCATCCGTCAGGTGGTGCTGGAGCGCGGGTACGTCACACGCGGGGACCTGACCGAGCAGCAGCTGGACGAGGCCCTGGACGTCCTGCGGATGACCCACCCCTGA